Genomic DNA from Echeneis naucrates chromosome 23, fEcheNa1.1, whole genome shotgun sequence:
CTCTGAGTAACATAATAAGACACGTATATCAAAACATAACCGTATTTGAGCACAGTATCTGAGTGAACGTACGTTACTCTCCATCTCTGGATAAGAGGTGTGTGGAATTGCTTCACAGAGTTCATGGTTTTATCACATGTGACATGAGGAAGTAGATACGGTCTACTGAGCTGAGAGCGAGGGGTCTCATTCCAGCCCTATCTGGACATCTCTGATTTCAAGACCCCTGTTCTGCCACACATATGAGCCTAACTCTGGTATCTCTTCGTGTTTCAGCTCAGGGTGAACCTGTAAATATATGAGCATGTGTGTGGCTCAGGGTGGAGACCAATTCCTCCTGATGCAGCTGGAGTCAGATCTCTTCCTCACCTCCACAATATTTGAGCAGTAATgaatctgtgtttatttaacCCTTGGCCCACCCACATCCAAACCACGCTGGTTAGCTCGCTGCCTAATTTCTGGACCAGCAGGGAGAACCTCTAATCTGATTTCCTCCTCTCGTGTTTTCTAGCCCTGTATCCATCTGCGTTTAGGATAAAGCGTGGGACATACTCGCTGATCGACCCCGCGTTCCAGCGCTCAGTGGAGGATGTCAAGCTGCTCTTTGAGGTCAGTTTGGTTGAAAAGGTTCATGGCCCAGCAGTTCTTGACTGGAAATTGATATAACCATGTTGTAAGTGTGCAAAGAAACTGTCCAAATAATTAGTTTTAGGTGCACGACTGGAAACCTTCTCGAAACACTTTGTAACCCTGCTAATTATTAGCAGAAATATGTGTTTACTAAAGTGTAAAGCATAATTTATTACTGTTGTCTGACTAATGAGGTGAGCAAAATAGTTCCTCAGTATGAGTGTTTGCAGTGCAAGTGCTTAGTTACTGAGTATTTGTCACGATGAGCCCTGACTTTCCAGATTCTGCTGGCTGGGATGCAGATAGAAGGTGAGGAACACACCATGTTGATCCCAGATGAGGAGCTGGCCTCCCTGAGGAGCGTGCAGAAGCTAGAAGCCATCTGCGAGGACATCCTGCCCAAGAGCCTCTCCGACATCCGCCGCCTGACGGCAGAGCTCACCAGGCGCCGGCAGCCTCTGAGCTTGCGGGACTTCGAGAGGACGGTGCTGACTCTGGTGTACGCCACTCAAACGCTGGCCCAactcagcagccagcagcagagagaggcgTGGACAGACGCGGTGGTCCAGCTGTTCAGAGCCATCCAGGAGGATCTCAAACCTGCCTGAGGAAGCGTTATCATTTTCAGTACACATGACAGTCTGTGACACCACAGTTGTTGACTTAATCCTTTGCAATTCCATGCATAGTCTCTACCTACCTGCAGTAGTCAGCTGTTTTTTGAATTGAAGAAAAGGGATCTTTTATCAAAGCTATGAAATGAACTTTGAGTtaccattttttccccctctgtccGTAAATTGATTTTCATGCACAGGTCAAACTATTTTTGCTTTACTGTTCTGTGGTAACACGTAATGATGCAGTTTATAAACTCCAATGCCACTCCAGAATAAACTTGGCAACTTCCAAAGCTTTAATCCTCTTTGGATTTCTTTTCTGCAATTCACTTGaaattccatccatccatccattcatccatcaccaccaaatacaaataaacttaCAATTCCATTTTTCTCATGGCCTCCTCCGTAACCCCCCTCAGCTCCTGACAGCATGTTTCTAACTGTAACAACAgataaaaaccaacaaagagTCGTGTATTTTGCGCCACAGCTTAATAAGCATGATACTCACAAATactgcaggtgtggggatggTAGATAAGTTTGCATTTTGAATTGTGTAACTTAAGAGTTTTGACCTTCTTTAAAAAGTTCAAGTATGCAAAATCAAACTGTAAGCAGAAGGTTAACTTGCATCCATCCCCCTGGATGCTGCATGTGTTTGGTGTCATCAAAGCTCTTTAGGATTTAAACGCTTTGCTCTGCGGAGAAAAGATTGCTGGGCTCATTTAAAGTCCTTTGAATGAAAACCATTGATTTATACTTACGAGTATGTGTACATCAATATGTCTGATTGCTCATTGGAGCGAACTGAAATGTTTGATAGGTGTTTGCTTTCCATATCCTCGTTTATGTTGGGGGGGAAAGGTGCTTGCTGTAATGCGCTTTCAGGCAATTCACTCATCTTGTGTGAAGTGTTTTTGCTCGGTATTTTCGCTCAATTCCGCTTTGTTTCTTGCACCCAGGTCTCTCCAGCGTTTTGCCATCAGATGCACGACGCAGCGCTTCCTTTCTGTGGATGTATATGATGATCACAGCAGGGTTTTTAGTCTCAacatgtcagtgtttgtctgatACCTGAGCCACTGGCTCAGACATGGGGAGGCTGATTGATGAGGAGGTGCGTACTAATGCAAGACAGTGGAGCTCCATGCACCAGTCTCACAATGATGATGAGTCTTGGGATGATTCTGGCCACTACTTGACAGAGAAACCGGAGATAATGGCAAAAATTATATTATTCCTGGCACAGAAACTGACAGCACTGAGCTTCGTTACAGAATTCCCAAACTTACTACCTTTGGTTTCCATCTATCATCTTGTCAGACATTCATGCCTCCCGAGTTTTGGGCGGCGTTGTTGTTTGCTTCTGGtcacaaaacaaatctgtgtgaCAAAATGCGTCCCAACGTTGTTAATTTTTTCAAGATGCAGTTGCAGATGAGTTTCTTTGCTGTGTGGCTCATAAAAAGCTGATAAATATCATTTAGCTTTGTTTTATACATACATTcaatttgataaaaataaaaataaaaataagtgacATGAAGCCCCCACAGCACACTCCTGAATTCTTAAAGTTTTCAAATTAATCGTTAATTAAGTTGCACCACTTCTCTTtatctccatctcctcccttGTGATTGGACTGCAGATTTAATAGGGAAAAAATGAGGCTTTAACTTGGCTTATTGACTTATCAGTGTCCTTCATGAAAGATGAGTCTCTAATGTTCTATCCATTTAGTGCTCAGTCCTCTAAATGTCACAtagagtcccccccccccccccctccggcAGCAGGAAGCATGTTAAGAGAGCAGCACCAAGTGGCTGCAGGGAGAACTGCCATGTCAGGGTTCCCTGTTCCTGTTTGGAAGCTTATACCTTCAATCCAGCccatttttgattattttactaACATTATTGAGAGTAATGAAAATGTCCtgctcattttcatttgaatacaCTCAGATTATAACTGCATCATATCCAGATTGTTATGTTGTATAATGTGGTGAAACTCAATTTATGGAAGAAATTAATGaagtaataaaaaacaatgagctTGAGTAATGATTGTAAGCCCACAGTGCAACCTCAGGATATGAAATGCATGCATTAAATGTAACTTATGGTTCAAACTTCATTAATGAGGAACAACAGAAGACATTTATAATGAATTATTTACCGCTGTGAATGCGGGGAGCAAATTATATATTTAGGTGCAACATTTCTTGTTGTACAATAATCCACATGGACTTGAAATAAAAGGCTTTAGATTATTATAAAAAGATCAGCAGAAGAATTAACTCCACATGGAGAAGATTAGACTTTCCTGCTACCTGAACATAGCACTTTCTGCTTTAGGCATTTTAATTCtactatttaaatttttttatttattttgcctcaAGCTTCTGTATTTAAACCATCAATCATCGGCTCTACGTGCCCACTAGGTGGCAGCATTTACAAACCTGTCTGTGTTCAAGCCTCACTCTTCTCATGAGTCAGAATTTGTGTAGATGTTTCATATCTCCAAAGAGGCATGCAGCAACAGTACAGCATGTAATCATCGTACTCTCGGTCCACATTGTGCATATGTGAGACCTCATTCAAACAATATTTTGGTGCTGCGCTGACAGAAGGACAACGTGGTGTTTCTAAtttgatctgtttttctctcatttgtgtttgtgtttgtttgaggtgTCTTAATTAGAGGTTGGAACATGGTGGAAATGTTTCTTCCAGCCGAAGAACCATTTGTTTTAACTCAGGCTTATCAGTTGCATAAGTTTTCCCCCACAGCTGTCAGACATCTTTCCAGCCTTCAAATCTCACTCCTCTGGCAGCGGAGAACCGATGAGACATCACAACGTGTCACATATGTACACAATGTTTTCACAGCAAATTAAACAGCTCACTGCCTTCGCTGCGTGGTTTCTAAACAGCCGTACGGCAACTCCCCATAATGGatttttcctctgcctttcaGTCAGATGACTTGCAGTAAAGCTTGGCACGTTCTCCTATTCGGAAAAAATAATTCAGGATTCTCAATCTCCGGCATCAAACACCGCGGCCACTCCATTAAAAACATTCCTCTGGAGAAAAATCAGCAACAGCCCATACATGGCTGATTCTCGTCTTTGAAGATCCTCTGACACGAAACGTTCATGTGGAAAATGGAGTTTTCAGGCACTAAACAGAGCCTTTTTTGTATTAGGGTAAATCACTGGCATTACAAGTAGGAATGAAACAAAGAAGGAAGGCTGTGACTCAAGAGCTCCAGATGTAACATCTGAAGTTCGGGAGGTTGATTTATGAGCTGCAACCGCAAAATGGGTTGAGGTCAGCGTGTATCCATCAGCCTGTGCTATGCCAGTGTCTTGACTGGCTGATTTTGCAGTTTTCTTGCTCCAGTTTAAGTGCCACCAACTTCCTATGGTGGTCTGGAATCTGGATTTAACTTGTTATGCTGTCTAAAGGTTTGACATTATGGCAGTTCATCAGCTGCAACCACAACTCCATAAAGAAGCGTTGGCCATTCTCGCAAGATGGAGGAAGGAATGTAAGCTGCATTTTGTGAAGGAGTGGAATATCTCGCCGTGTGAGAAAGCCAATTACACAGCATAAGCGAGGGCAGGCAGTCTGCTGAAAACAACCTCCTGCTCTCTCCCGACCTCCAGGAATCCACACAGTATTTCGACAAAATATAACAACAGCTGGGAGACCAGGTCAGGAGAAATCCCAAAAGCGtaaatgaaacagaagaaacagcCGCAGAGTGCGTGGATTGTTATTGTCCAGATATATCTGGAATCTGGATTCAAGTTTTTGTCAATACCTTGTTTGTTTATGCTCTTTATATCATACAAACTCCGTTCTCAAAGCAAATCCAGTGCTCCCACCCTTTAAAGATTTGTGGGGAATAACAAAGTTTTTGATAAAGCAGAAAGAAGTTGGCCAGTCACTGGATGCAGGATAAAGCTCTTGTATCCTCCCAGGTTCTTATCGGATGTTTTCTGAGGCGGTGCGGGAGTCACACGGGGTTTGTGGTATGCTGGGTTTGTACCTCGGGACTGTAATTGGATTTGGTTTGGTTCAACCCAGCCACAGGTGGAGCAGCCTGCAGCAGTCTGTGAGAGAGCGATGATGACCA
This window encodes:
- the fam180a gene encoding protein FAM180A; translation: MTQWWALLALVYLSAYLAAAQYHRRALYPSAFRIKRGTYSLIDPAFQRSVEDVKLLFEILLAGMQIEGEEHTMLIPDEELASLRSVQKLEAICEDILPKSLSDIRRLTAELTRRRQPLSLRDFERTVLTLVYATQTLAQLSSQQQREAWTDAVVQLFRAIQEDLKPA